From one Butyricimonas faecihominis genomic stretch:
- a CDS encoding SusC/RagA family TonB-linked outer membrane protein produces MMKKKSKYVIGWFPVILLLLVCPLSGQAQDYLQKRINVDYQNATMRDVLKDLTQKTGVEFLYNQDEVKQVKPQTFKMEQVSLKEVLDHCFRGTKLGFKYVDGMIVITLLKGAPTANLMKITGKVTSNKGEPLIGATITLKGSTIGVAADVDGNYVLNVPHSKDMILLVSFIGMKTKEVKILPDETVYNVQLEDEDVQMEDVVVTGYANIRKSSFTGNTVRVMQDELKKVASRNLIVALQNFDPSLRIQENSEWGSDPNALPEFYIRGRSGIGVKDLDRDNLSKSSLQGNPNLPLFIMDGFEVSVEKIYDFDMSRVASVEILKDAAATAMYGSRGANGVVVVTTLAPQPGKLRVSYNFDGALTAPDLSDYNLMNAAEKLNAEFLAGCYDAEGPGELLKKQQEYNLKMYNVQRGVDTYWLSKPLRTIFNHKHSVYVEGGSDNLRFGVDLKYDNQDGVMKGSFRDRMGAGFSLDYRFKRLQIKNYISYNVTKSKESPYGTFRDYTEKQPYDEYKDEMGNYLKETKLWHDGSNTNLKNPLYEATLGSFDRSSYRELLDNISVNWYIMDGLQLKGEFSVTKKDSKSDKFTDPKSSTYDYLQGTDLKRGELSRYNAESVEWNLNAVVMYNKLIDRHSINFTLGVNAVDKSASNETALYKGFPSAEMWKPAYAYEIVTKPTFDESASRLFGALSFLNYSYNDIYLLDLSCRFDGSSEFGTDKKFAPFWSSGIGVNIHNYKYIKEHLPNLDIFKIRATYGQTGKVNFAPFEAQTMYTTYTKDWYSTGFGAIIQSLGNNRLKWEKTNTWDLGFDLKIYRGALDMRFSYYNKKTVDLVTDVAIPSSSGFSSYKDNLGEVRNEGVEVSLKTMILNRGDLLVSVYANIAHNKNEILKISESLAAYNDKVNEYYKTKEVGRDYSKALTKYVPGGSLTSIFGMRSLGIDPATGDELFLKNDGTTTYTWDPTETVVIGNTEPDAQGSFGLNVAYKNFFLYCSFMYEFGGQRYNYTLVNDVENADVYNYNVDKRVSADRWQKEGDISPLKDIRDRDITTNPTSRFIQDYNVLALNSLSIGYDFNLAFVKPIGLSMLRLQFNMGDVVRFSSVKQERGLSYPYARTFNISLNASF; encoded by the coding sequence ATGATGAAAAAGAAATCGAAGTATGTGATCGGATGGTTTCCGGTAATTCTTTTACTTCTGGTTTGTCCTCTCTCGGGACAGGCGCAAGACTATCTTCAGAAGAGAATAAACGTGGATTATCAAAATGCGACCATGAGGGATGTTTTGAAGGATCTGACCCAGAAAACGGGTGTCGAGTTTTTGTACAATCAAGATGAGGTGAAACAAGTAAAACCCCAGACATTCAAGATGGAACAAGTGTCTTTAAAGGAGGTCTTGGATCACTGTTTTAGGGGTACAAAACTTGGATTTAAATATGTTGACGGGATGATTGTCATTACTCTTTTGAAAGGGGCTCCGACTGCCAATTTAATGAAAATAACCGGTAAAGTCACCTCGAATAAGGGAGAGCCATTGATCGGTGCAACGATCACGCTGAAAGGTTCCACGATCGGAGTGGCAGCGGATGTTGACGGAAATTATGTTCTTAACGTTCCGCACTCCAAGGATATGATTCTACTCGTGTCGTTCATCGGGATGAAAACGAAAGAGGTGAAGATTTTACCGGATGAAACCGTGTATAATGTACAACTGGAGGATGAGGATGTTCAGATGGAGGACGTGGTTGTAACGGGATATGCTAATATCCGGAAATCCAGTTTCACGGGGAATACGGTAAGGGTGATGCAGGATGAATTGAAGAAGGTGGCATCTCGTAACCTGATCGTGGCGTTGCAGAATTTCGACCCTTCTTTGCGGATTCAGGAGAATTCGGAATGGGGATCGGATCCGAATGCTCTACCGGAGTTTTATATCCGGGGACGTTCTGGTATCGGGGTAAAAGATTTGGATCGGGATAACTTGTCAAAATCGTCTTTACAGGGGAATCCTAATCTCCCCCTGTTTATCATGGATGGTTTCGAGGTATCAGTAGAGAAAATATATGACTTTGATATGAGTCGGGTGGCATCGGTGGAGATATTGAAAGATGCGGCAGCGACAGCTATGTACGGCTCTCGGGGTGCTAACGGCGTGGTTGTCGTGACGACGCTGGCCCCGCAACCGGGAAAATTACGTGTTTCTTATAATTTTGACGGGGCATTGACAGCTCCGGACTTGTCGGATTATAACTTGATGAATGCGGCAGAGAAATTGAATGCCGAATTTTTAGCCGGTTGTTATGATGCGGAGGGACCGGGGGAACTATTGAAGAAACAGCAGGAGTATAATTTGAAAATGTATAACGTGCAGAGAGGCGTTGACACGTATTGGTTATCTAAGCCCCTACGTACGATTTTCAATCATAAACATAGCGTGTACGTGGAAGGTGGTTCTGATAACTTGCGTTTTGGGGTTGACTTGAAGTATGATAATCAGGACGGGGTGATGAAAGGCTCTTTCCGGGATCGGATGGGGGCGGGTTTCTCGTTGGACTACCGTTTTAAAAGGTTACAGATAAAAAATTACATTTCTTATAACGTCACGAAGTCTAAAGAGTCGCCTTACGGAACCTTCCGGGATTATACGGAGAAACAGCCTTACGACGAGTATAAGGATGAAATGGGGAATTATTTGAAAGAAACAAAACTTTGGCATGACGGGAGTAATACAAATTTAAAGAATCCTTTGTATGAAGCGACACTAGGCTCGTTTGACAGGTCGTCCTACCGGGAACTACTGGATAATATCAGCGTGAATTGGTACATCATGGATGGATTACAGTTGAAAGGAGAGTTTAGTGTAACGAAAAAAGATTCAAAGAGTGATAAATTCACGGATCCGAAATCATCTACATACGATTATTTGCAGGGAACGGACTTGAAAAGAGGGGAACTTTCAAGATATAACGCGGAGAGCGTGGAATGGAACCTGAATGCCGTGGTGATGTATAATAAATTGATCGATAGACACAGCATTAATTTTACCCTTGGGGTGAATGCCGTGGATAAGTCCGCGTCCAACGAGACTGCATTATACAAGGGATTTCCTTCGGCCGAGATGTGGAAACCGGCTTACGCTTACGAGATTGTGACGAAGCCGACGTTCGACGAGAGCGCATCCCGATTGTTTGGCGCCCTGTCTTTTTTGAACTATTCGTATAATGACATTTATCTGCTGGATTTGTCTTGTCGTTTTGACGGGTCGTCAGAATTCGGGACTGATAAAAAATTTGCTCCTTTCTGGTCGAGTGGGATCGGTGTGAACATCCATAATTACAAGTATATAAAGGAACATCTGCCTAATCTTGACATATTCAAAATTCGGGCGACTTACGGGCAGACGGGTAAGGTTAATTTCGCTCCTTTTGAGGCACAGACGATGTACACGACTTACACGAAGGATTGGTATTCCACGGGATTTGGGGCAATTATTCAATCCTTGGGAAATAATAGGCTGAAGTGGGAAAAAACAAATACCTGGGATCTCGGTTTCGATTTAAAAATATACCGTGGTGCCTTGGATATGAGGTTCTCGTATTACAATAAGAAGACCGTGGATCTGGTTACGGACGTGGCAATCCCGTCATCTTCCGGTTTCAGCTCTTACAAGGATAATTTGGGAGAGGTCAGGAATGAGGGGGTCGAGGTGTCGTTGAAAACGATGATCTTGAATCGGGGTGACTTGCTGGTTTCCGTGTACGCGAATATCGCACATAATAAAAATGAAATATTGAAAATTTCTGAATCGCTGGCCGCTTACAATGATAAAGTGAACGAGTATTATAAGACGAAAGAAGTAGGCCGGGATTATTCAAAGGCGTTGACCAAATACGTTCCGGGAGGTTCCCTGACATCAATTTTTGGTATGCGTTCTTTGGGTATAGACCCGGCGACCGGGGATGAACTTTTCCTGAAAAATGATGGGACGACGACTTACACGTGGGATCCCACCGAGACTGTCGTGATTGGCAATACGGAACCGGATGCGCAAGGATCTTTCGGGCTGAACGTGGCCTATAAGAATTTCTTCCTGTATTGTTCGTTTATGTACGAGTTCGGTGGACAACGCTATAATTATACGTTGGTGAATGACGTGGAGAATGCTGATGTCTATAATTATAACGTGGATAAGCGGGTGTCTGCTGACCGTTGGCAAAAAGAGGGGGATATATCTCCTTTGAAGGATATTCGGGATCGGGATATTACCACGAATCCCACATCCCGGTTTATACAGGATTATAACGTTTTGGCGTTGAATTCTTTATCGATAGGATATGATTTTAACCTGGCCTTTGTAAAACCAATAGGATTAAGCATGTTGCGGTTACAATTTAACATGGGGGATGTGGTTCGTTTCTCGTCCGTGAAACAGGAACGCGGCTTGTCTTATCCGTATGCCCGGACGTTTAATATATCGTTGAATGCAAGTTTTTAA
- a CDS encoding PKD-like family lipoprotein produces the protein MRRLQIIWILLLPFVLGRCYEDKGSYDYKEMNKPQVAGLEGSYAVGLGDELDIRPEITFPLNNDSGIKYEWNVGGKIISTEKNLYIPQYSGEIGTTYCSFNIINEAENVTYMNTFNLRVSPTYSVGWLILSEKDGNTSISYIRPKEQEKDGKAEYTFEEFPDAYFKNTGEILGKSPVKLMEHWCFNYSVMGEVLVLNGEGDCVELDGGALTKKVAVKQEFIGEAYPRGFKAKDATFSFNNSYLISEDGKMYSRKSEDVGNYHTGLYGQEPVYVADSLSIKFAIPAKFMNAYHMLVYDGYNRRLIWIAYDTYQPGKINPLVYAADPKFTNLGDMGDKDLVYCGYYKVSDFATSGYFALLKSDAGQYYVRDFKLYSYIFSAMVTDNYEMEFPGASLIKPDSKFLSLPLRKYFFLSSGDVLYYYDKATLEKAPKRYVGFDGVRITSIQSNKDNNQIAVGLENGKFYIYDITDKSLAGGEPQLVYEAETNFGKIVDVIYKYGTLLNYM, from the coding sequence ATGAGAAGATTACAAATAATATGGATATTACTTCTTCCTTTTGTGTTAGGAAGATGTTACGAGGACAAGGGATCGTATGATTATAAAGAGATGAACAAACCGCAGGTTGCCGGCTTGGAAGGTTCCTATGCCGTGGGCTTGGGAGATGAACTGGACATTCGTCCCGAGATTACATTCCCGTTAAATAACGATTCCGGCATAAAATACGAGTGGAATGTAGGGGGAAAGATTATTTCCACTGAAAAGAATCTATATATTCCGCAATATAGCGGGGAGATTGGTACGACATATTGTAGTTTTAATATTATCAATGAGGCGGAAAATGTGACCTACATGAATACCTTTAATTTGAGGGTATCACCGACTTATTCCGTGGGCTGGTTGATTCTGTCGGAGAAAGACGGGAATACCAGTATTTCTTACATTCGCCCGAAAGAACAGGAGAAAGACGGGAAAGCGGAATATACTTTTGAAGAGTTTCCAGATGCTTATTTTAAAAACACGGGTGAGATTTTGGGAAAAAGTCCAGTGAAGCTGATGGAGCATTGGTGTTTTAATTATTCCGTGATGGGCGAGGTCTTAGTGCTGAATGGAGAGGGGGATTGCGTGGAATTGGATGGAGGGGCTTTGACTAAAAAAGTAGCTGTGAAACAAGAGTTCATAGGAGAAGCTTACCCGAGAGGTTTTAAGGCAAAAGATGCGACATTTAGTTTTAATAATAGTTACTTGATCTCTGAGGATGGAAAGATGTACAGTAGGAAATCCGAAGACGTGGGAAATTATCACACGGGGTTATATGGACAAGAACCTGTTTACGTGGCGGATAGTTTGAGTATCAAGTTTGCTATTCCGGCTAAGTTCATGAATGCGTACCACATGCTGGTGTATGATGGTTATAACCGTCGTTTGATATGGATTGCTTATGATACATATCAACCCGGCAAGATTAATCCTCTAGTTTACGCTGCCGATCCGAAGTTCACGAATCTGGGCGACATGGGGGATAAGGATTTGGTTTATTGTGGGTATTATAAAGTGAGCGATTTTGCTACCTCCGGGTATTTTGCCTTGTTGAAGTCGGATGCTGGGCAATATTATGTACGTGATTTTAAACTGTATTCTTACATTTTCTCGGCTATGGTGACAGATAATTACGAGATGGAATTTCCGGGGGCCAGCTTGATTAAGCCGGACAGTAAATTCCTGTCGTTACCATTGCGAAAGTATTTCTTCCTTTCTTCTGGTGATGTGTTGTATTATTACGACAAGGCGACTTTGGAGAAAGCTCCTAAAAGATATGTCGGATTTGACGGTGTGAGGATTACTTCAATTCAGAGCAACAAGGATAACAATCAGATTGCAGTTGGGCTTGAAAATGGTAAGTTCTATATCTATGATATTACGGATAAGTCATTGGCTGGCGGGGAACCCCAACTGGTGTACGAGGCTGAAACGAATTTTGGGAAAATTGTGGATGTGATTTATAAATATGGTACTTTGTTGAATTACATGTAA
- a CDS encoding DUF4843 domain-containing protein encodes MKNLLWIVLALFLFSCNEKGFKTYDGENYLAFTKDFTKDSTIVSFFFHPGESELDVPLEVTLAGIPLREARTFTLVAVKDETDIDAANYQLSESYTFRSGMVKDTIYVHVVNSEVLKAKAFKLVLEIQGNDDFVPGVSSFRKTKLVISDIAAQPDWWTSVVIKSYLGKYSDKKYQLLIEVTGESDFSACTPSEFTAYALQLKYYLQKHIDAGNPPIYDEDNNENMKVTVIG; translated from the coding sequence ATGAAGAATTTATTATGGATAGTTTTAGCGTTGTTTTTATTCTCTTGTAACGAAAAGGGATTTAAAACTTATGATGGGGAAAATTATTTGGCTTTTACTAAAGATTTCACGAAGGATAGTACGATCGTCTCTTTTTTCTTCCATCCGGGTGAATCGGAATTAGACGTGCCCTTGGAAGTTACTTTAGCCGGAATTCCATTGAGGGAAGCAAGGACGTTTACTCTGGTCGCAGTCAAGGACGAGACGGATATCGATGCGGCGAATTACCAGTTGAGCGAGAGCTACACGTTTCGTTCCGGGATGGTAAAAGATACGATATACGTGCATGTGGTAAATTCCGAGGTGCTGAAAGCGAAAGCTTTTAAGCTGGTGTTGGAAATTCAGGGAAATGATGATTTTGTCCCGGGGGTGTCTTCTTTCCGAAAAACGAAGTTGGTGATCAGCGATATAGCGGCTCAGCCGGATTGGTGGACTTCGGTCGTGATAAAGTCCTATCTCGGAAAATACTCGGATAAGAAATATCAATTGCTGATTGAAGTAACAGGGGAGTCGGATTTTAGTGCCTGTACCCCGAGTGAATTTACGGCTTATGCTTTACAATTGAAATATTATTTACAAAAGCATATTGATGCCGGGAATCCCCCGATTTATGACGAGGATAACAACGAGAACATGAAAGTTACGGTAATCGGTTAA
- a CDS encoding RagB/SusD family nutrient uptake outer membrane protein, with product MKYGKIYLFILAVVLFSSCNDWLTVTPQNKTQEDDLFKTGDGYRVALNGLYQQMSENSLYGQELTWGFMSVLSQNYVYDNLKSQRYKDAGAYEYGTSGCSSIIDGIWRKLYNTIANCNNLLQRIETENPGLFELKELERNMIMGEAYSIRAFCQFELLRLFAPAPVTDDKKVYLVYVTEYPTLVGKKLPVTDYLDLVIDDLKKGKNLLATFDTIEPYVVGEQAYWFRMECSSYPSSPGAFFNARGTHLDYYATTALLARVYQYANMQELALKEAREILECEYFDFTPESQLSMDQVNDRNQKAHCDIMFSLFNNQENKIAESYYNGIAGFMEIKDMTNLFTGDGDDYRKAYMVIKSYDSKDISIKWRESSNQEVFNQQNPLIPVIRLSEMYYIAGEAIFDKDPGQAIDWLDEARLGRGCKTRLPRELTKAQYLERVIQDARREYIAEGQLFYLYKRLNHPVIDGDKTIELGAKFVLPIPDSDLVSF from the coding sequence ATGAAGTATGGTAAGATATATTTGTTTATTCTGGCGGTAGTGTTGTTCAGTTCCTGTAATGACTGGTTGACTGTTACACCGCAGAATAAGACGCAGGAAGATGATCTTTTCAAGACGGGTGACGGGTATCGGGTTGCGTTGAACGGACTCTATCAGCAGATGTCCGAAAACTCGTTGTACGGTCAGGAACTGACTTGGGGATTTATGAGTGTTCTCTCGCAGAATTACGTGTATGATAACTTGAAATCGCAGAGATATAAAGATGCGGGAGCTTACGAGTATGGAACAAGCGGGTGTTCGTCGATTATAGACGGGATCTGGCGGAAATTGTATAACACGATTGCGAACTGCAATAATTTGCTACAACGGATAGAGACGGAAAATCCCGGCCTTTTTGAATTGAAGGAACTGGAAAGGAACATGATTATGGGCGAGGCTTATTCTATTCGTGCTTTTTGCCAGTTCGAGTTGTTACGTCTGTTTGCCCCGGCTCCCGTTACTGATGATAAAAAGGTTTATTTGGTTTATGTTACGGAATATCCGACTCTTGTTGGTAAGAAATTACCGGTTACGGATTATCTCGATCTGGTGATAGACGATTTGAAAAAGGGGAAAAATCTGCTGGCAACGTTTGACACGATAGAACCTTATGTTGTTGGGGAACAGGCTTATTGGTTCCGGATGGAATGTAGTAGTTATCCTTCTTCTCCGGGGGCGTTTTTTAACGCGAGGGGTACTCATCTGGACTATTACGCGACAACGGCTCTTTTGGCCCGGGTGTACCAGTATGCTAATATGCAGGAGTTAGCTCTAAAAGAGGCGAGAGAGATATTGGAGTGCGAGTATTTTGATTTCACACCCGAGAGTCAGTTATCTATGGATCAAGTAAATGATCGGAATCAGAAAGCTCATTGTGACATCATGTTTTCCTTGTTCAATAATCAGGAAAATAAGATTGCTGAGTCCTATTATAATGGGATTGCCGGTTTCATGGAAATTAAAGATATGACTAATCTTTTCACGGGGGATGGCGATGATTACCGGAAAGCTTATATGGTTATAAAATCATACGACAGTAAGGATATATCTATCAAATGGCGAGAAAGTTCGAACCAAGAGGTGTTCAATCAACAAAATCCTTTGATCCCGGTGATCCGGCTAAGCGAGATGTATTATATCGCGGGTGAGGCTATTTTTGATAAAGATCCAGGACAGGCGATTGACTGGTTGGACGAGGCTCGTCTCGGACGGGGATGTAAAACCCGTTTGCCGAGGGAGCTTACGAAAGCCCAGTATCTGGAACGAGTTATTCAGGATGCTCGTAGGGAATATATAGCCGAGGGGCAGTTGTTTTATCTTTACAAACGTTTGAATCATCCGGTGATAGATGGTGATAAAACGATAGAACTGGGGGCGAAATTCGTGTTGCCGATTCCTGATAGTGATCTGGTTAGTTTTTAA
- a CDS encoding RNA polymerase sigma factor — translation MTEDVKKEFVLTKSVYKEVFMAFYKPLCLFARKILSCEEDAEDMVHNVFLAIWERKMSFIDKSHLKVYLYRAVYNQSITYIRRQKFTTRLEDHEEGNEMDENNYLQNRIETEVFVEIMQAIDRLPEHRREIFKLSYIDGLKISEVAERLGIAEETVRSQRVKARKQLQSSLKDMSLFYLLVFFRVNVK, via the coding sequence ATGACAGAGGATGTAAAAAAAGAGTTTGTCTTAACAAAGAGCGTGTACAAAGAGGTATTTATGGCGTTTTATAAACCGTTATGTCTTTTTGCTCGGAAGATTTTGTCATGTGAGGAAGATGCTGAAGATATGGTTCATAACGTGTTTCTTGCCATTTGGGAACGTAAAATGAGCTTTATTGATAAAAGTCATCTGAAGGTTTATCTATACCGGGCTGTCTATAATCAATCCATAACTTATATCCGACGTCAGAAGTTTACCACCCGTTTGGAGGATCACGAGGAAGGGAACGAGATGGACGAGAATAATTATCTTCAGAATCGAATCGAGACGGAAGTATTTGTAGAAATCATGCAGGCCATAGATCGTTTGCCGGAACATAGACGGGAGATATTTAAATTGAGCTATATTGATGGACTGAAGATTTCGGAAGTAGCAGAACGATTGGGTATTGCAGAGGAAACAGTACGGTCGCAACGTGTGAAAGCCCGCAAGCAATTACAATCCTCTTTAAAAGATATGTCTCTTTTCTACCTGTTGGTATTCTTTCGTGTAAATGTTAAATAA
- a CDS encoding FecR family protein: MHDEEKVIQRMTRLLQKEIFEELTMEDREELEDWLKTDATRREWYDRMRSRDFMKEDHRHYLEIADPEQAWGRMEGDMNRNVRKTRWTWIGSVAAVAVIIFCVTFFWGREGKIRPPVYLSVNVHESVLISLIVDDGKDSIPLNVNQDVCFVENGVRAENNTLIYDTVLRQMSEVEHHTLAVGRGGEYRLTLSDGSVVWLNAGSSLRYPVCFTGDRRVVELHGEAFFQVSPNEKMPFEVKSGDFSVSVLGTSFNVTNYMDEQYARVTLATGKLQVNKGEHCVIIHPNQQVQLGSDCFDVREVDARYYTSWIENKFMFDDEPLNVIVRKLARWYDLDYEFTDPSLEGTRFSGQLLKYDDITKAFELLEMTTNVHFTINQNTILIMKGKQ; this comes from the coding sequence ATGCACGATGAAGAAAAAGTAATACAGAGGATGACTCGTTTACTTCAAAAAGAGATTTTTGAAGAATTGACCATGGAAGATCGGGAGGAACTGGAAGATTGGTTGAAAACAGATGCAACCCGTCGGGAATGGTATGATCGGATGAGGTCTCGGGATTTTATGAAAGAGGATCATCGACATTATTTAGAAATAGCCGATCCGGAACAAGCTTGGGGACGGATGGAAGGGGATATGAACCGCAATGTGCGCAAAACCCGTTGGACGTGGATTGGTTCAGTTGCGGCCGTGGCTGTTATTATCTTTTGCGTGACATTCTTTTGGGGAAGAGAGGGGAAAATTAGGCCACCGGTTTATTTGTCCGTTAACGTGCATGAATCGGTGCTGATTTCCTTGATTGTTGATGACGGGAAAGATTCGATACCGTTGAACGTGAATCAGGATGTTTGTTTCGTTGAAAATGGTGTCCGTGCGGAAAACAACACGTTGATTTACGATACTGTTTTACGGCAGATGTCAGAAGTTGAACACCACACGCTGGCCGTCGGGCGTGGAGGCGAATATCGATTGACGCTTTCCGATGGTTCTGTCGTGTGGTTAAATGCCGGTTCATCTCTGCGTTATCCGGTTTGTTTTACAGGAGACCGGAGGGTGGTGGAGTTACACGGGGAGGCATTTTTCCAAGTTAGTCCGAATGAAAAGATGCCCTTCGAGGTAAAAAGTGGGGATTTTAGTGTGAGCGTGTTAGGAACCTCGTTTAATGTTACGAATTACATGGATGAACAATATGCCCGGGTTACGCTTGCAACGGGTAAGTTGCAGGTAAATAAAGGGGAGCATTGCGTGATTATTCACCCGAACCAGCAGGTACAATTGGGATCGGATTGCTTTGATGTGCGGGAGGTGGATGCTCGTTATTACACGTCGTGGATTGAGAATAAGTTTATGTTTGATGATGAGCCGTTGAATGTGATTGTCCGTAAACTGGCTCGTTGGTATGATTTAGATTATGAATTTACAGACCCTTCTTTGGAAGGAACTCGTTTTTCAGGTCAGTTACTTAAATATGATGATATTACAAAAGCTTTTGAACTACTGGAAATGACCACGAATGTGCATTTTACTATTAACCAAAATACAATACTGATTATGAAAGGAAAACAATAA